Part of the Pseudarthrobacter sp. NBSH8 genome is shown below.
TGACCCAACGCACCATTGTGATCACCGGCGCCAGCGACGGCATCGGCGCGGCAGCCGCGAAGACGCTGACGCAGGCAGGCGACCGGGTGGTCGTCGTCGGCCGTTCCGAGGAGAAGACCCAGGCCATCGCGAAGGAGCTCAATGCCGATTATTTCGTCAGCGACTTCGCCGACCTGGGCCAGGTCCGCACCCTCGCCGCGCAGCTGAAAGACGACTACGAACGGATCGATGTCCTGGCCAACAACGCCGGAGGCATCATGGGCAAGCGCCAGCTCACGGTGGACGGCAACGAATCCACCTTCCAGATCAACCACCTGGCGCCGTTCCTGCTCACCACCGAGCTGATGGACGTCCTCACCGCCAGCAACGCCACGGTCATCAACACCGCCAGCGCCGCCAACGGCTTCGGCAAAATGGATCTCTTCGACCTCAAATCGGAGCACAGTTACTCCACCAACCGCGCCTACGGCACGGCCAAACTCGCCAACATCCTCTTCACATCCGAGCTGCACCGCCGCTTCGGCGAGCAGGGAATCACGACGGCGGCGTTCCACCCGGGCGTAGTCCGCACCAACTTCGCGGCAGCGTCCACCAGCCCCATGCGGCATGCCTACAAGACGCTGCTCAACCGGTTTATGCTCACCCCGGACCAGGGCGCCGACACCCTGCTCTGGCTCATCAACGGCACCGCCGGAACCGACTGGATCTCCGGCGCCTACTACGCCAAGCGCGCCCTGGCCAAGGCCAACGCTCAGGCGTACGATGCCGAGCTGGCGCAGGGTCTGTGGGAGGCAAGTGAGGCGCTCGTCGCACGCTGAGCCGCTTTGCCGCGCCCTGTTGGACGGGCAGCTAAAACGGCCTAACCTAGCAACCGCAAGTATGCTTCCTATCCTTGAGGAGTGGTTTCGATGCGCAGTACTTCAGCGATTGGCCTGGCCGCAGCAAGCATTCTGGCCCTGGCGGCGTGCACAGGCGGAGACGGCGGACAGAGCCCCTCACCCACAGGCACCGCCACCACCAGCGCGGCGGCAGCCGACAAGGTCTACAGCGAAGATGAACTGCGCGAACTCATCGCCGGCATGCGGGATGCGGAAGGCAACGAACTAAAGCTCTATTCCCAGGACCAAGTGGCTCAGGGCAGCAACATTGCCAACCTGCTGCTGAGCACGGCGACGGTGGACCCTCAGGACTGCAAGTCCATCGCCGCTGCCGGGCTCCTCGACAAGGTGGACAACGGCGACGTGGCAGTCGCCCTCTCCGAGAGCGCCCAGCCGCGCACTTTGTCGGCCCAGTCCGGCAGCGAAGGCCCGGACGCCGTCGAACTGCTCCAGGAAGTGAGCGCCAAGATGAACCAGTGCGCCAACTTCAGCGTCGAGGCACTGGGCCAGCGCTACGAGGTGTCCAGCGAGGAACTGCAGGCGGAAACGGATGGTGCGGAGACCTTCGCCACCCTGAGCACGCGCGGCCAGGGTACCAACGAGAATCTGATGCAGGTCTCCGCTGCGGAGGGCAGGCTGCTGGTGGTGGCCACCAAGGGCGGGTCAGATCTGGGCGATGACGACCAGAAAGAGCTTGAGGACCTCGTGAACGAGGTTCTCGCCAAGGCCGACGGCGGCTCAGCTACCTCCTCGCCGACCGGCACCTCGACCGGCTCCTCGACAGGCACGGCGAGCCCCACCTCGAGTGCATCGCCCACAGCCGCCGAGTCGGAAGAGGACATGAGCCCCTCGCCGACAACAACGTCCACCAGCACACCGTAGATTTTGCATAGTGGACGACGGCGGCACTCATGGGAGTGCCGACGTCGTCCTCTTTTTCGTTGCTCTTTATTGCGGCCGGGCCCGCTCGATATCGGAGGCGCTCACCGCCTGCCCCCGTGCGCTGACTCCTGCGACCACGCCGTCCACATCCGCCGCGGATCGGTTCTGGCTCAGCTTGGTCTTCGCCTCGATCCTGGTGATAACCAGTTCGAGGCCCACGATGGCGCGAAGCTGGCCTGAAATGTAGCGCTCCGGCGCATCGTCCACGCTCCATGGGTGCTCAAAGTCCGCTTCATTGACGTTGGTCAGCCGCCTGACCTGGCCTTCAATCCACGCCGGATCGTCATGGATCACGAGGGTGCCGTAAACGTGCGCCGTGGAGTAGTTCCACGTGGGGACCACGCGTCCGTGCTCGGCCTTGGACGCATACCAGGACGGCGATATGTAGGCGTCCGCGCCCTGGATGATCATCAGGGATTCCCCGATGGCCGGTTCGGACCACTGGGGGTTGCTCCTGGCGACATGGGTGTGCAACGCGCCGCGTTCGCCCGCCGAGGGGTCGTACACGAACGGCAGCAGCGTGGCGAGCGGGCCCTGTGAGGTCATGGTGACCAGGTTGGCTGCGCCCGGCCGGGTGAGTAGTTCCTGGACGGCGCCGGCTTGAGCCTGAC
Proteins encoded:
- a CDS encoding FMN-binding negative transcriptional regulator, yielding MTSQGPLATLLPFVYDPSAGERGALHTHVARSNPQWSEPAIGESLMIIQGADAYISPSWYASKAEHGRVVPTWNYSTAHVYGTLVIHDDPAWIEGQVRRLTNVNEADFEHPWSVDDAPERYISGQLRAIVGLELVITRIEAKTKLSQNRSAADVDGVVAGVSARGQAVSASDIERARPQ
- a CDS encoding SDR family NAD(P)-dependent oxidoreductase codes for the protein MTQRTIVITGASDGIGAAAAKTLTQAGDRVVVVGRSEEKTQAIAKELNADYFVSDFADLGQVRTLAAQLKDDYERIDVLANNAGGIMGKRQLTVDGNESTFQINHLAPFLLTTELMDVLTASNATVINTASAANGFGKMDLFDLKSEHSYSTNRAYGTAKLANILFTSELHRRFGEQGITTAAFHPGVVRTNFAAASTSPMRHAYKTLLNRFMLTPDQGADTLLWLINGTAGTDWISGAYYAKRALAKANAQAYDAELAQGLWEASEALVAR